The proteins below come from a single Onychomys torridus chromosome 18, mOncTor1.1, whole genome shotgun sequence genomic window:
- the LOC118569425 gene encoding protein transport protein sec31-like: MTPTAADARQWGTGNFVTQAHGALCGALSPREDTDHQKAASLTRVTVSTPWERSVSFAGHKVLSTGHSLPYVGPPLDQRTQDALSGRSLSPAKHMVPSAGHRVPIPGRSFRRVPSAGTASCPGGALSAHRGAAHPTRTRRLQERTSRLGRSLLPQRSAAHPRGRGPPSPHRPGCASNPAARRGDPGAGVYRVWGRWSGPHPPALRGLSHLPRAYINAAARVPAALPSGHAAPAGCRRPALGAAAGSAGPAAPARSPPSPPPSASATSASAAASASASASAPAAPPPLLAPPQPPQPRARAHAGVESAPDADVRAPVPGGVGRGGGGDGAGTGRGRGGGGAEPVSQLTHGRNREG, from the exons ATGACTCCCACAGCAGCAGACGCCAGGCAATGGGGCACTGGAAACTTCGTCACCCAGGCGCACGGCGCCCTGTGTGGAGCTCTGAGCCCTCGGGAGGACACGGACCACCAAAAAGCAGCCTCCCTTACCCGGGTCACGGTGTCCACTCCCTGGGAGCGCAGTGTCTCCTTTGCAGGGCACAAGGTGCTCTCCACAGGGCACAGCCTCCCCTATGTGG GTCCCCCTCTGGACCAGAGGACACAGGATGCACTCTCTGGACGCAGCCTCTCCCCTGCCAAGCACATGGTCccttctgcaggacacagggtcCCCATCCCCGGACGAAGCTTCAGA AGGGTCCCCTCCGCGGGCACAGCCTCCTGTCCGGGAGGCGCACTCTCGGCTCACCGCGGCGCAGCGCATCCCACGCGGACGCGGCGCCTCCAGGAGCGGACAAGCCGTCTTGGGCGCAGCCTCCTCCCGCAGCGCAGCGCAGCGCATCCGAGAGGACGCGGCCCGCCCTCCCCGCACCGCCCGGGATGCGCCAGCAACCCCGCAGCCCGCCGCGGGGACCCCGGGGCCGGGGTCTATAGGGTCTGGGGTCGGTGGTCAGGTCCGCACCCGCCGGCGCTGCGCGGCCTCAGCCACCTGCCCCGCGCTTACATAAACGCGGCCGCCCGCGTCCCCGCCGCCTTACCCTCAGGTCACGCTGCGCCCGCGGGCTGCCGGCGTCCGGCTCTCGGCGCAGCGGCGGGCTCCGCTGGCCCCGCGGCCCCGGCCAGGAGCCCCCCGTCGCCGCCGCCTTCAGCCTCAGCCACCTCAGCCTCAGccgctgcctcagcctctgcctcagcttcagcGCCGGCGGCTCCGCCCCCTCTGCTCGCCCCGCCCCAGCCGCCGCagccgcgcgcgcgcgcgcatgcaggGGTGGAGTCAGCGCCCGACGCCGACGTGCGCGCGCCGGTGCCTGGGGgtgtggggcggggcgggggcggggacgGGGCGGGgacggggcgggggcggggcgggggcggggcggaaCCGGTGTCCCAGCTTACCCACGGCAGGAACCGCGAGGGTTAG